Proteins from a genomic interval of Salinarchaeum sp. Harcht-Bsk1:
- a CDS encoding poly(R)-hydroxyalkanoic acid synthase subunit PhaE, with product MSEQTTTPPAQESWTAFVENMNEQMVDAFEANVEAQSQFVETWAETLSEGTDDERFGEGVQGYARAYKVWMEAAEDMAEQVAAEGTDVSPDDLRDVWLSSANEAFKEVMSTSAFAAMTGETVEDALELRQAADENAQSTLHALGMATERDIREVGDRLVELERRQHGIEQKLDRVLDALEEE from the coding sequence ATGAGCGAACAAACCACCACGCCACCCGCACAGGAGAGCTGGACAGCGTTCGTCGAGAACATGAACGAGCAGATGGTCGACGCCTTCGAGGCCAACGTCGAGGCGCAGTCCCAGTTCGTCGAGACCTGGGCCGAGACGCTCTCAGAGGGCACCGACGACGAGCGCTTCGGCGAAGGCGTGCAGGGCTACGCCCGCGCCTACAAGGTCTGGATGGAGGCCGCCGAAGACATGGCCGAGCAGGTCGCCGCCGAGGGCACCGACGTGTCGCCCGACGACCTGCGGGACGTCTGGCTCTCGAGCGCCAACGAGGCGTTCAAGGAGGTCATGTCCACGAGCGCGTTCGCCGCGATGACCGGCGAGACGGTCGAGGACGCCCTCGAACTCCGGCAGGCCGCCGACGAGAACGCACAGTCCACGCTGCACGCGCTCGGCATGGCGACCGAACGGGACATTCGCGAAGTCGGCGACCGCCTCGTCGAACTCGAACGCCGCCAGCACGGCATCGAGCAGAAGCTCGACCGCGTGCTGGACGCACTCGAGGAGGAGTAA
- a CDS encoding ABC transporter ATP-binding protein encodes MAAEDHPTDGRRIDAQAQTTTEGLERRATADADRDDVGAPEPTTDRDDAAADRATVLEIDGLRKDFGPECAVDDLSLSVQEGELMTLLGPSGCGKTTTLRTIAGLEQPDEGTISIDGECVADGDTATAPESRDVGLVFQDFALFPHLSAAENVAFGISDWPKVERAERVDELLDLVGLADQRESSPAELSGGQQQRIALARALAPEPDLLLLDEPFSNLDKDLRVRTREEVRRILIEAGVTAVFVTHDQEEALSISDRVAVMHEGSIEQAGHPEQVFQHPTSRFVAGFLGHASFLSAYVHDDVVETEIGELSRDRIHGLASAYDRTTVDVLVRPDDVVARPCPSSVDPDGTVTYRRYLGPSVLYRVELENGDAVECMHNHSANVDLDEEVCVDLTANHDLAWFPRAEHTE; translated from the coding sequence ATGGCTGCCGAGGATCACCCCACAGACGGTCGCCGGATCGACGCGCAGGCCCAGACCACGACGGAGGGGCTGGAGCGACGGGCGACCGCCGACGCCGATCGAGACGACGTGGGCGCCCCCGAACCGACGACCGATCGCGACGACGCCGCAGCGGATCGAGCGACCGTCCTCGAGATCGACGGCCTCCGCAAGGACTTCGGACCCGAATGCGCCGTCGACGATCTCTCCCTTTCCGTGCAGGAGGGCGAACTCATGACGCTGCTCGGGCCTTCGGGCTGTGGAAAGACCACGACCCTGCGTACGATCGCCGGCCTCGAACAGCCGGACGAGGGCACGATCTCGATCGACGGCGAGTGCGTCGCCGACGGCGACACCGCGACGGCACCCGAATCCCGCGACGTGGGGCTCGTCTTCCAGGACTTCGCTCTGTTTCCCCACCTGAGCGCCGCAGAGAACGTCGCCTTCGGCATTTCGGACTGGCCGAAAGTCGAGCGCGCCGAGCGCGTCGACGAACTGCTCGACCTCGTTGGCCTCGCTGATCAACGGGAGAGTTCGCCGGCGGAACTCTCCGGCGGCCAGCAGCAACGAATCGCGCTCGCTCGCGCCCTCGCACCCGAACCCGATCTCCTGTTGCTCGACGAACCCTTCTCCAACCTCGACAAGGACCTCCGGGTCCGCACTCGGGAAGAGGTCCGCCGAATCCTCATCGAGGCCGGCGTCACCGCCGTCTTCGTGACCCACGACCAGGAGGAGGCGCTGTCGATTTCGGACCGCGTTGCCGTGATGCACGAGGGATCGATCGAACAGGCCGGTCACCCCGAGCAGGTGTTCCAGCACCCGACCTCCCGGTTCGTCGCGGGCTTCCTCGGCCACGCCTCCTTCCTCTCCGCCTACGTCCACGACGACGTCGTCGAGACGGAGATCGGCGAACTCTCCCGCGATCGGATCCACGGCCTCGCGTCGGCCTACGACCGGACGACCGTCGACGTGCTCGTCCGTCCCGACGACGTCGTCGCTCGACCGTGTCCGAGTTCCGTCGACCCCGACGGCACCGTCACCTATCGGCGCTACCTCGGTCCCTCCGTCCTCTACCGGGTCGAACTCGAGAACGGCGACGCCGTCGAGTGCATGCACAACCACTCCGCCAATGTCGACCTCGACGAGGAGGTCTGCGTGGACCTCACCGCCAACCACGACCTCGCGTGGTTCCCCCGCGCGGAGCACACGGAGTAG
- a CDS encoding AbrB/MazE/SpoVT family DNA-binding domain-containing protein produces MTDDNAGFPWPPAMFAEQFQEASEDAMQRQQELYKQWLSMSADGTSGGLSELSALSTGTATFKSRVQSGGRISIPDAEREALDIEEGDIVQTIVVPVKRDRDSE; encoded by the coding sequence ATGACGGACGACAACGCTGGGTTCCCCTGGCCGCCGGCGATGTTCGCCGAGCAGTTTCAGGAGGCGAGTGAAGATGCCATGCAACGGCAGCAGGAGCTGTACAAGCAGTGGCTCTCCATGAGTGCCGACGGCACGAGTGGTGGCCTCTCGGAGCTCAGTGCCCTGAGCACTGGCACGGCGACCTTCAAGTCCCGCGTACAGAGCGGCGGCCGGATCTCGATCCCGGACGCCGAGCGCGAGGCCCTCGACATCGAGGAGGGGGACATCGTCCAGACGATCGTCGTCCCCGTCAAGCGAGATCGAGACTCAGAGTGA
- a CDS encoding MaoC family dehydratase produces MSDTRGVNGFTAVADAWMDLTSTVVRNTAAANRAAFSAFVTEDESNGDGFPEETVPSVAGEEPDWTFERSVDRREDIGVGDTVTFSKRLTDEDVHAFGRASGDTNRLHLDDDFAQRTRFGGRIVHGTLASGLISAALARLPGLTIYLSQDLKFSAPVGIGDRVSANVEVVEDLGENQYRLTTEIHDEDEDTTIIDGEAVVLIDDLPEE; encoded by the coding sequence ATGTCCGACACGAGGGGGGTAAACGGTTTCACCGCCGTCGCAGACGCGTGGATGGACCTCACGAGCACCGTCGTCCGAAACACCGCGGCCGCGAATCGTGCCGCGTTTTCGGCCTTCGTGACGGAGGACGAGTCGAACGGCGACGGGTTCCCCGAGGAGACCGTTCCCTCGGTTGCGGGCGAAGAACCCGACTGGACCTTCGAGCGGTCGGTCGATCGTCGTGAGGACATCGGCGTCGGCGACACCGTCACCTTCTCCAAACGGCTCACGGACGAGGACGTGCACGCCTTCGGACGTGCAAGCGGTGACACCAACCGACTCCACCTCGACGACGACTTCGCCCAGCGAACCCGGTTCGGCGGTCGGATCGTCCACGGGACGCTCGCCTCGGGGCTCATTAGCGCCGCGCTCGCCCGGCTTCCAGGTCTCACGATCTACCTGTCCCAGGACCTCAAGTTCAGCGCTCCCGTCGGCATCGGCGATCGCGTCAGCGCCAACGTCGAGGTCGTCGAGGACCTCGGCGAGAACCAGTATCGCCTGACGACGGAAATCCACGACGAGGACGAAGACACGACGATCATCGACGGCGAGGCGGTCGTGCTCATCGACGACCTGCCCGAGGAGTAG